TTACAATCAAATAAATGGAAGCTGTATCTTGTGCATATTGTGAGGAGGCAAGCTAGAGGCCTGGTTACAAGGAATGTTTCTAATATACCTTTGATAACTCCAATCATACAACCGAGGCAATAAAAACAGGGGAAAAGCCAACTTTCCAACATCTATCCTTCTATTCATTCAAACAATAATTGGACTAGTGGCTGCTCACAATTCTAATAcgaacaaataaaatataaactctTAAAGTTATTCTGGATACACAAACAAGTAACGAAacgtagataaatgaaagatctgTACATAGAAGGAAGACACTAAACAGGGGGAATGTTGGAGAAGGAGAAGCCTTTGTATCCCTTATATGCATAATAAGCAATCCTTGTATAATAGAATGCCGGAATGAACAATACACAGCCCAGTAATGTAAAGAAGAGCCCTGAAACCAACAATTATAACTAATCTCTTCAGTCTTAATTGAAACaaagttttttattttcttttttctcaaTAGAGAAAGAAGGATATACCATGGGCTCGGTCCCCCCCAACTCTGTTGTAGGCCATGAAGATACCCAATATGATCCCAAGCGTGCCAAAGACGAGAAGAGACACAGCGAGGCTGATCTCCTTGATTGGAGGCCGATTGTTAACGGCGTAGGAGGTGTCCACCAAGATGTCCTCGTCGGATATGGAGAAGGCATGGTCTACGTACGCCATACAATGCCAAGATCTCTAGAACAATATGATTACTCCACTCCAGAATTAGGGTAAGAGGTGAGGGTTTTCAACTTTCAAGAATCTTAAGCTAAGAGATATCCGTCGCTAGAAGCAACCTTAAAAAAGAGAGTCAAAATCCGGCTTCATGCCATTGTTGCTATTATCAATTGCCGTCAAAGTTGATTATTCCAAGGCAAGAAGTCTAAaccattttttaattaattaaataatatattttaaaatttcaaaatatgtattttactaattatattaggattcatttaatttataacaaatttaattttaaaataatcgaaaactaaaataacattttaaaagtAATGTAAATAAATAGgaattaagtaattaaacaaaatatcaaattaatttataaatttgaaataattgataattttttatatcatgctttcattttttaaaatttaaatgtttgGTTTGGAATTAATAATTAAACCACAAATatataacaacaataataaaaagTTGTTTGAATCTTAGCTTTTGGGATTGACATTGTTATCAATGCATGAGAACGTGAGTTCGAGTGCACTAaagcacattatcctcctatttaagggttggaGATAGGCTATGAATAGTTCTAGGTTTTGTATTAAAAAGAGCAGATATAATAAAACTTATAATAAATAAGAttaatgttaaaaataataaaaagtaaaaaaaaaactatttcatTGTCACAACATAATTATACTTAATACTAATATTATGTTATTTGTTTGTCTATGTGCTTTTTCAAATtatcaaagaaaacaaaatattttgTAGTTGTTTCATTAACAACAATATATGAAGTCAATGACAATTTACtcttatgaaaataaactcacttCAAATGgtataaaatttttcattataAAAAGTAATAGTCACAATTCCCATTAAACATCATAGCTTAAATTTTTAAACTAAACTACTGAAAattaatttgaataataattaaatttaaattataaacattATAATATTACAACATTATACATCTATCTCAAGTACACTTCTCATTCGAACATAACTCAGTACTTTTGAGattcatttaatttattaatgttaaaaatcttcatttaatttaaattaatataagtaattatttgagaaaattaatataaataattattagttgatcaaacataatattttaaaacacCATGGTAAGCATACATTCACAAGTGCTCATGGACCCAAGCCCTCTGCCTTAACCAACAATGTTAATGCCTAATTGGTAACAAAACCTATTGAAGAATATGGTAAACTACAATAGAAGTCACCAaactatgattttttttttgttactcaactatgaaaagttacaaaatggttattaaactattagtaaatttttgttttagttacccaactatgaaaagttataaaatggtcaccaactattcaattttatcttCTTTTTGTTACCAGGTGGCTAACGTAAAAATGGGAACACTGAAAAACCCAAGATAGTTGGTGACCccaaaaagacaaaattgaatagttgagtagccattttacaacttttcatagTTAGGT
Above is a genomic segment from Gossypium arboreum isolate Shixiya-1 chromosome 8, ASM2569848v2, whole genome shotgun sequence containing:
- the LOC108463670 gene encoding uncharacterized protein LOC108463670; translation: MAYVDHAFSISDEDILVDTSYAVNNRPPIKEISLAVSLLVFGTLGIILGIFMAYNRVGGDRAHGLFFTLLGCVLFIPAFYYTRIAYYAYKGYKGFSFSNIPPV